TAAAAAATCAAGTAATAGTAAAATAAAGTTCATAGTACCATTAGGTATAGGGGATTGTAAAATTACTGATGAGATTAAAAAAGATGATGTATGCGAAATTTTAAAAGGATTTTAATTGATTAAAAAAGTTCTACTTTTAATATTTGTTAGTTTTTTATTTTTGAATGCTGCAAATAAAGTTGAAAAAAAAGATGAAGTTATTAGTGAACAAAAAGCTTTAGAGAGTAGTTCTGAAATAGAAAATATTGTTGAAGCAAATATTTTAAATGAGAAAATCAATAAAATAGAACTTAGTTTGAAAGATAATATTTTATTGAAAAGATATTCGAACTATTTATCTTATGGAAAAATTTCTACGGAACTTGATAATTTAAAGGATAGTTTAAAAAGAAAAAATAATTTAAGGGAAGAGGAGAGTTTTCAACTTTCAAATAAAATAAGAGTAAAAGAAAACGAGCTTGAGTTAATTGCAGAGTATAAAGGTTCTGCTATTGGTTCTTTAATGAACCCTCCTGAAATAGAGAAAGTTGAAAATATTACAAACCCATTTGGAATAATAAATGCTTTATCAAATATAAAAAAACTAGAAAATAATAAAAAACAGTTTTCAAGTGTTGAAGCTGATATTGTCTTTTTGACAGAAAAGTTAGAAGAAGAGTTAATTAGTTATACAAAGTTATATGAAATTGAGCCTAAAAATGAGTATAAAGAGAAGATTACTTATCTTGAAAAACAAAAAAAAGATTTTGAGATAGTTTTAGATATTGTAACTACAACACAAGAGGTTTATAGTAGAAAAATAGAGCAAGTTATTTTGGAAATAAAAAGCCAAATAACTCAACAAGTTCAAAAAATGTTGGCTATTTTTATAATAATACTTACTATGTTTGCTATTTCATTTTTGGTTAAATTAGCACTTAAAAAATATTTTTCACAAAATGAAAACTATTATATGGTAAATAAAATCATCAATTTTACTTTAGTATTTTTGATTTTAATGGTTCTTCTTTTCTCATATATTGACAATGTTTCGTACCTTGTAACAATTCTTGGATTTGCATCTGCTGGTATTGCGATTGCTTTAAAAGATTGGTTTATGTCACTTTTTGGTTGGATGGTTATTGTAACTTCTGGGTTTATTCAAGTTGGAGATAGAATTAGAGTTACAAAAGGGGATGTTGAAACTGTTGGAGATGTTTTAGATATATCACTATTTAAAATTACTATAAAAGAAGATGTAACTATGGTCTCTTATATGAAAAATAGAAGAGCTGGAAGAATTTTCTTTGTTCCAAATAACTATATTTTTTCTGAGCTTATTGCAAATTATAGCCACTCTGAGTTAAAAACAGTTTGGGATGGAATAGATATTACTTTAACATTTGATTCAAACTTTAAAAAAGCTCAAAAAATAATTCGTGAAATTTTAAAACATTACTCAAAAGGTTATAGTGATATTACAAGAAAACAGCTATCAAAAATGAGAAATAAGTACCAACTAAGGGCAACAGGAGTAGAACCAAGAGTATTTACTTTAATAGAGCCATATGGAGTTGTAGTTTCTGGTTGGTATCTTACAAACTCTTTTGCTGCTTTAGTTTTAAGAAGTACAATTTGTGCTGAAATAATTGAAGCTTTGATGAAAGAAGAAGATATTCATATAGCTTATCCAACTCAACAAATAAATATAAATAAGACTTCAAACGCTTATGGACCATCAAGAGCTATGCCAAAAGAGGAAGTTGATATTGAAGATATCATTACAAAAAGATAATTAGGATAGATAATTTATGAATTTTAGTATAGATAAACCAAAGGTATTTTTTAAAACTTTTGGTTGTAGAACAAATATTTTTGATACACAAGTTATGATGAGTAATTTAAAAGATTTTGAAGTAACACAAGATGAAAAAGATGCTTCTATTGTAGTAATTAACTCTTGTACTGTAACAAATAGTGCAGATACAACAGCAAGAAGCTATATAAATGGTTTAAAAAAACTTTCAAATTCACCAAAAGTAATTTTTACAGGATGTGGAACAAGAACAAAGGGTGAAAAGCTTTTTGGTGAGTCAAAAATAGATGGACTTTTTGGTTCGAGTGAAAAAGAGAATATAAATGAACTTCTAAAGTTAGATGAGAAGTTTTTTAAATTAGGAGATTTAAAAAGTCTTGATAAAACTGTTGTAGAAGAGTTTGTAGGAAAGAGTAGGGCATTTATAAAAATACAAGAGGGGTGTGATTTTAGATGTTCGTACTGTATTATTCCTCATGTAAGAGGAGATGCTAGAAGTTATGAAGAGAGTGTTATTTTAAATCAGGTTAAAACTTTAGCACAAAATGGATTTAGTGAATTTATTTTAACAGGTACAAATGTAGGAAGTTATGGTAAAAAAATGCACACTTCTTTAGCAAAACTTCTTAAAAAAATGGCACAAATAAAAGGTGTGAAGAGAATTAGAATGGGGAGTATTGAACCTATACAAATTGATGATGAATTTAAAGAGCTTATAAATGAGCCTTTTATGGCAAAACATCTACATATTGCACTTCAACACACTTCAAAAGATATGTTAAGAATAATGAATAGAAGAAATAAAGTTTTAAGTGATTTAGAACTTTTCGAATTTTTAAGTAGTAATGGTTATGCTTTAGGAACAGATTTTATTGTAGGTCATCCAGGAGAGACTCCTCAACTTTGGCAAGAAGCTATGAACAATTTACATAATTTTCCACTTACTCATATTCATGCTTTTACATATTCAAAAAGAGATGGAACACCAAGTGCAACAATGAAAGATATTGTAAAAGGTGATATAGCAAAAGATAGATATATTGAACTTGTGGAGATAATAAAGCAAAAAAATTATGAGTTTAGAAAGAAAAATAAAACAAAACTTGAAGTTTTAGTAGAGCAAGAGAAAAATGGAAAGTATTTAGGTTTTGATCAGTTTTTTAATCAAATTGAAATAACAAGTTCAGAAGATTTGGTTGGAGATTGGTTAAATTTAGATGATTATAAAGTAGGGATAACAAAAAATGAAGCAAGATTTAAATAGCAAAAGTATTGATAAAAACTTTAAGCTGATGATTATTTCAGCTTTAGTATTGGTTATTTTATTTATTTATACAATTTATAAAAGTAAAACTGTAATTGAAGGAACAACTTATTATTTAGGGATTGGTTTTTTATTTGTTCTTTTGATTTTAGCTTTTGTTTTAAAATTAAAGCAAGAGAAGATTAGAAAACTTATAAATAAAGATGGTATTAATAGTTTTGATACTGAATTAGCAAAAAGCTCTTCAAAAGTTTCTAAAAATGAGTTAGATTCTACTATTTTACCAGTAAAATCGAATATTAGTTTTAAAGATGTTGCTGGAATAAAAGAGATTAAAGAGGAGCTTGAAGAGATTGTTGAGTTTTTAAATAACCCTTCAATTTTTCAGAAATTTAATGTGAAACTTCCAAAAGGTGTCCTTTTAGTAGGTCCTCCAGGTGTTGGAAAAACTTTGATTGCAAGAGCAGTTGCAGGTGAAGCCCAAGTTCCATTTTTTTATCAAAGTGGAGCTAGTTTTGTTCATATTTATGTTGGAATGGGGGCAAAAAAGGTTCGAGAGTTATTTAATAGTGCAAAGTTAAATGCCCCTTCAATAGTTTTTATAGATGAAATTGATGCTATTGGAAAAGCAAGAAGTGGAAAATCAAATGATGAAAGAGAGTCTACTTTAAATGAACTTCTTACTCAAATGGATGGATTTGAAGGTGATAGTGGAGTTATTGTAATTGCTGCAACAAATAAAATAGAGGTTTTAGATGATGCTCTTTTAAGAGCAGGAAGATTTGATAGAAGATTGTATGTAGGATTACCAAATATAGAAGATAGAAAAAAGATTTTAGAACTATATTTAAAAGATAAAAATCATAATATAAATATAGAAAAATTGGCTATTACTACAGCTGGTTTTAACTCGGCTAGTTTATCAACTCTTGTAAATGAGGCTCTTTTATATATGATTAAAAATAGAAAATCAACTCTTGATGAAAGTGATATGGAAGTTGCAAAAAATAAACTTGAATTTGGGAAAAAACAGCATAAAATACTTGATATGGAGCAAAAAGAGATTTTAGCTATCTATCAATCTTGTAAGGCATATATCTCAAAAGTAAAAGTAAATCTTCTTGATGATAGTGTGAGTAAAATAAATAAGGTATTTCTATCATATAATGAAATGTTAGAGAATATAAAAAGAGAACTTGCAGGAAATGTAGGACTTGAATTAATTAAAAAAGAGAAGTTTGCAATAGGTGAAGATGCTATAAAAAGAGCTGAAAATATTGCTCTTGAAATGGTAGAAAAATATAAAATGGCAACAAGTGTTGATGAGATAATTTTTAGTGTAAAAGAGAGTTTAAAACTAGAGTTTTCTCAAAATATTGAAGAGATAAATAGATTAAAAGAGTTAATGTTAAAAAATGAGGTTATAAATAAAGATGACTTGTAACAACTTTTTTAGTGGTTTTTGTTTTTCAAATGAGTGTGAACTTTTTTTAGATTATTTAGAAAAAAATGATTTTACAATAAGTGGTTTTTCTTATGGAGCTATAAAGGCTATTCAAAAAGCCTTAAAAAGTGAAACTAGAGTTGATAAACTTCAACTCTTTTCACCTGCTTTTTTTCAAACTAAAGATGAAAAATTTAAAAAAATGCAACTAATGTTTTTTAAAAAAGATGAAGAACAATATATAAAAAACTTTTTAGGAAATGTAAAATCACCTATATATAAAGATATAGATAAATATTTTCAAAAAGGTAATATTGAAGAGTTAAAAGAGCTTTTAGAGTTTGTTTGGAGTAAAGATGATTTAAAAAAACTTAACTCTAAAGGTGTAAAAATAGAGGTTTTTTTAGGTGCAAAAGATTTGATAATTGACTCAAATGAAGCAAAAGATTTTTTTAAAGATTTTGCAACGGTTTACTATTTTAAAGATAAAGGACACTTACTGTGATAGCAAAAATTGGAATTGTAACAACAAGTGATAGAGCAAGTGCTGGAATATATGAAGATTTATCTGGTCGAGCGATAATTGATACTTTAAAAGATTATTTAAAATCTTCTTTTGAACCAGTTTATAGATGTATTAGTGATGATAAAGATACTATTGAAGATACTTTAAAAGATTTAATTGATAATGAAAAGTGTTGTTTAGTGGTAACTACTGGTGGAACAGGTCCAGCACTTAGAGATGTAACTCCAGAAGCAACTGAAGCTGTATGTGATAGAATGATGCCAGGTTTTGGAGAACTTATGAGAAGTGTAAGTTTACAATATGTTCCAACTGCGATTTTATCAAGACAAACAGCAGGACTTAGAGGAACTTCTTTAATAGTAAATCTTCCAGGTAAACCAAAATCAATAAGGGAGTGTCTTGATGCAGTTTTTCCTGCTATTCCATATTGTATAGATTTGATGGAAGGTCCATATTTAGAGACAAATGAAGAAGTTATAAAAGCTTTTAGACCAAAAAAATAAGAAGTTTTAAGCTTCTTATTTCTCATTTTTTAATCTATATTCAATAATCTCTTCTATACTTATAATTGGCATTGAATATTTTTTTGCAAAATCTATTATTTGTTCACCTTTTGCCATTGTTCCATCTTCATTTGTTATCTCACATAAAACTGCATTTGGTTCTAAGTTTGCTAACTTCATCATATCAATACTAGCTTCTGTATGCCCATTTCTTTCTAAAACTCCACCATCTTTTGCACATAATGGAAATATATGACCTGGAGAAATTATATGGTTTATTCCATCTTTTTTTAGTGCTGATTTTATAGTTGTTACTCTATCTTTTGCACTAACTCCAGTTGTTATATCTTCTTTTGCTTCGATTGAGATTGTAAAAGGTGTTTGAAATCTTGAGTTATTAGATTGTACCATCATAGGAAGATTTAACTCTTTTACTTTTTGAGAAGTTAAACATAAGCATACAATTCCACTACATTCTCTTATAAGTAGTGCCATTTGCTCATTTGTGATTGTATTTGCATGAAAGATAATATCTGCTTCATTTTCTCTACTTTTATCATCAGTGATAATAATACCAGTTCCATTTTGAAGTGCTTTTATAGCATTTGCTATATTTTTTTGTGAATTTGACATTTGTTGATTCATAGTTTTCCTTTTTTTATAAAGTAAACTTATTGAATCAGGGCAATAAACCTAATTTTTTTAACAAATAATAAAGTTTAATCTTCTCTTTCATCCAGACTATAACTGTTGGTTTTGGATTCTCACCAAATCTGCTTGTCCCTTATAATTTTATAAGGCGCTCGTGGACTTCTATAAAATAGTTACCACCAGTAAGGAATTTCACCTTGCCCTGAGAAAATAAATTTGTGAAATTGTAACTAAGACTTTCTTAATTATTATTCACTTTTTATTAAACTGTTTGTTAATTTTCTTACAATTGGAAGAATAATTAATAAAACAGGAAAAGCAATCAACCATGATATTACCCATGAACTCATCCATAAAGTTATTAATGTTTCTTGAAAACCAATTACTCTAATTGTACTTATAAAAGATACAATAAGCGTCATCAATGATGATAAAATAAAAGGCATAATAACTGCACTTGATTTTGTAGGAAATTTTGGAATTCCGAATAAGATTGTTTGTTTTTTGAGATTTTTACTCATAATAGTACCCTTTTCTACACTAAACAGCTTCAAAACGCTAATCTATATTTTATAGTTAAATATCTGGAGTTCTGTCCAGTGTACTATATTTAATTTAGCGCATTGATTGACGTTAATGCTCACGGCCACTCTAAATGAGTTTGCGATGGAATTCTATTTGATACTATCTTAAATTTAAATAAAAATAGTTAATTTAGCAAATACTTGTTAAAATCTTTGAAATCTAATAGGACAAAATATGTTTACAAATGAGATAGAGACCTCTATAAAAATATCTTCAACAGCAAATAAAATATGGAAAGAACTTACAAATTTTGATGAATATAAAAATTGGAATCCATCTATTATTGATATTAGTGGAGAGTTGGGAAAAAATAAAACTATAAAAATAGTAGTAAAAATAGATGAAAAAACTATGATTTTTAAACCAATAGTTTTAGAATGTGAAGAAAACAAAGAACTAAGATGGCTTGGAAAACTTCTATTTAGTGGAATATTTGATGGAGAACATTATTTCTTAATAAAAGAGAATAGTGATGGAATTTCTACATTTGTTCAAGGTGAAAAATTTAGTGGAATTTTAATACCTTTTTTTGGGAAGATGATTTTAAAGACAAAAAAAGGTTTTGAAGCTATGAATGAAGAGTTAAGAAAAAGAGTTGAAAGAGTTTGAGAGTTTAAAATGAAAGAGTTTTTAGAAGAGACAGAAATAATTGACTTTAAAAATAAAGAGGTTTTTAATCTTGCAAAAAAGTTGGCAAAAAATTGTAAAACAGATGAAGAGATAGCAAAAAACTGTTTTTTGTATGTGAGAGATAATATTCATCATAGTGGAGATTTTAAAGATGAAATTACAACTTATAAAGCAAGTGATGTTTTAAAATATAAAACTGGTTGGTGTTATGCAAAATCTCATCTTTTGGCAGCACTTTTAAGAGCAAACGGTATTCCAACTGGATTTTGTTATCAAAGATTATCTTGCAGTGAATATAAAAAAGATATTTATTGTTTACATGGATTAAATGCAATTTATTTAAAAGAATTTGGTTGGTATAAAGTTGATGCAAGAGGAAATAAAAAAGGTGTGAATGCACAGTTTAATCCACCTTTTGAACAACTTGCTTTTAAACTAGAAAAAGATGAGTTTGATTTACCAAATATTTATTCTAAACCTTTAGATGTTGTCATTGAAGCTTTGAAAAAAAATAAAACTTATGACGAAATGATGGATGTTTTTCCTGATATTTCATTTTTGATAGTTAATTATGATAAAAAATATTTAAAACAGATAGTTGAACTATTTACAAATACAGTTCATAATATAAATAAAAAAGATTACACAAAAAAGCAGTTAAATGCTTGGGCAAATCCAAATTTTGATTTAGAGATTTGGGAAAAAAGATTTGAAAAATCAAAACCTTATTTATCTATTTTAGAAGATGAAGTTGTAGGATTTTGTGAGTATTATGATGGATATATCGATTGTTTTTATGTTCATTTTAAATATCAAAATTGTGGTATAGGAAAATTACTTTTAAATCATATTTTTGAACTTGCAAAAAATGAAAATATAGACAAAATCAAAGTTGATACAAGTATCACTGCTAAACCATTTTTTGAAAAGTTTGGATTTATAGAAGTTAAAAAAAATCTAGTGCTAAGAGAAAATATTGAGTTAATAAATTTTAGTATGGAAAAATGATAAATTTACTTTACATTTATAGCTAAATATTTCATAATGATAAGTAAATTTATCATTATGAGTTTAAATAGAGTTTAAAACTAAACAAAACTTTGGAATTCCTACTTTAGATGAGTTATAAAAGTAAAATTATTTTAATATAAGCACAATTTTAATTATGATACTATTTCTCAAAATATTTTAAAGGGCTATTTTTTAATGGTGCAATATTATCAAGAATTAGTATATTATGTACAAAAAATGATAGGGGATAAGGATAAAGCTAAAGATATAGTACAAGAGTCTTATAGCAGAATGTTAGATGTAAGTATAGCTACTCCAATAGAAAATGAGAGAGCTTTTTTGTATAAATTAGCAAGAAATATTGTTTTTGATTTATCAAGAAAAGAGAAACATTCAGCTTCAATCGAATATGAAGAAGAGAGTTATAGTATCCCTAAAAATCAACAACCAGAAGAGCTACTTTTAGAAGAAAATCAACAAGAGTTATTATTACAAATATTAGACACAATTCCTCCCAAAAATGCACAAGCATTTATTTTACATATTTTTGAAGGTTTAAGTAGAAAAGAGATAGCTTTAAAAATGGGAATAAGTGTAGCTGCAGTTGAAAAACACATTATTCGTGCAAGTGAAAAAATAAAAGAGAAGTTAGATAGTATTGAAGGAAATAATTTATGAAAAATATTGATGAACAAGCTATATCTTGGCTTATAAAAGAGAAAGAGGGATTAAGCCAAATTGAAAAAGAGCAGTTAGAATATTGGCTAGAAGAGAATCCTTCTCATAAAAAATCTTATGATACAAATAAACTTTTAAGACAAAGATTTTCAAATTTATCAAATAGTACAAAAGAAAAATTACTAGAAAAGGCAAATAAAGGGGCAAAAAAAACTAAATTTATTGAAAGAACTAAAAAGTTTACTATTGCTGCTTCTATTTTTCTCTGTATTAGTTTTGGAGCAGATTATTATTTTGTTCCAGTTTATTCACAAAATTTTGTTTCAGCTCAACAGCTACAAAACACTCTTACTCTTCCTGATAACTCAAAAATAGTTTTAGATGTACATTCAAACTTAAATATAAACTACTATAAAGGTAGTAGAAATGTAGATTTTATAGATGGAAGAGCAGTTTTTTATGTAGCAAAAGATAAAGAAAGACCATTTATCATAAAAACAAAAGATGCAAAAATTGAAGTAGTAGGAACAGCTTTTGAAGTTTCAAATTTTGATGATAATTTAAGTGTAACAGTAAAAGAGGGAACTGTAAGAGTATCTTTTGATAGAAAAGTTACTTATCTAAATCAAGGGGATAAAATATTTGTAGATAAAAATAAAGAGCTAAAATTTGCAAAAACTGAACTTGAAAATATAGCAAGTTGGGAGAAAGGTTTTTTAGTATTTGATAAAACATCTTTAAAAGATAGTTTAAAAGAGTTTTCAAGATATGAAGATATAAATATAGAATATGACAATTCTAAAGTAGCTCAAATACCAATTACAGGTAAGTTTTCAACAAATGATTTTGATAAATTTTTATTGGCTTTACCAAAAATATACTCTATAACAGTTGATAAAAATCAAAATAGTTTGAAGTTTTCAAAGAAATAATAGAAAATTAAATTGTTTAAAAGAATACAATAAAATAGAATTCTTATTCCAATATTTAAAAAAATTAAAAATTTTTTGAAAAAAAGTGTCTGATTTTTTTTACTCAAACGTCTTATTAGCAAAAGAATGGTTACGATAATCGTTCTTAATATTTAAGGAGAAAAAATGACTAAATTTAAATCGTCACTAATTGCTCCAGCATTAGCAATACTATTAAGTACAAGTTTAAATGCAGAGCAATTTTCAGTTTCAAATCTATCTTTAAAAGAAGCAATAGAGGAAATAAGTAAAAAATCAAATATGCCATATATGGTAGATGGAAAACTACTAGATGGTAAAAAAGCACCAAATATTAAAAATATAGAAGGTGTACAAAATGCTCTAAATGAAATTTTAAAAGGTACAAATCTAAAAGCAGATATTGAAGATGGGACAATTTTAATAAAAGAGGTGCCTTCTGTAAAAGTTTTAAGCAATGGAACTTATGTTTTAGATGATGTTTCTGTAAATAGTAAAAGTAGTAAAAATGGAAGTGCAGAATCTGGATATTTAGTAGAAGATATAACTGGTGTTGGAATTTGGGGGCAAAGAAGCCTACAAGACACTCCATACTCTATGACTGTAATTTCTCAAGAACTTATAGAAAATGTACAAGCTAATGATATGGCTCCTATTTTTAAGATGAATCCAATCACACAAGATGGTGGAGACCAGCCATCAGGTAATTATAATACAGTTATTCGTGGATTTTCTTCAAATAACGCAGTTGTAAATGGTATGCCTTTAGCTGATTTTTATAGTTTTACAACTATGGAAGATTTAGAAAGAGTTGAAACTATAAGTGGAGCAACTGGATTTTTATATGGTGGTGGAAGAGTTGGAGGAGCAGTTAATTATGTAATGAAAAAACCAACTTTAGAAGATAAAAGAAGTATAAAAATAGGAAACTATGGAGGAGAACAATATTATGGACATATTGACTTAAGTGGACAAATAGATGAAAAAAAAGTTTTTGGATATAGAATAAATGCCCTATATCAAGATGGTGATAGTGTAGAAAATGTAGGAAAAGAACAAAAATTTGTAAGTTTAGCATTTGACTATAAACCAACAGATAATTTTACTATGGATTTAAACTATGCTCATAGAGATTTGAAAAGAACAAATCAAAAACTTCCTTTTACTGTAAGTTCAAATACTGCTCGTCCAAAGCTTGATGTAAGTAAAAATTATTCACCAGATTATGTATCAAGTGAAGAAAAAAATGATAGAGTGATGACAAGTTTAAAATGGGATATAAATGATATTTTTACTCTTAGAAGTTCACTTCTTTATGAAACAACAGATAGAGAAATTACTGGTGATGCATTTGCTTATACAAGAACAGATGGTTTATATAATGCTTTACTTTATCGTTTTCCAAAAGGTGGGCAAGGATTTGATAGTTATGCGGGAAATGTTTATTTAGATAGTAAATTTGAAACTTTTGGAGTAAATCATCTTTTAACTACAGGTTATTCTGAAACTTATATGAAATATAAAAGAGATAGAAATTGGTATGTTGGTGACTATTGGATAATTGGAAAAACATTAGATGAAATAAAAAATACTATTATTCCAGCAAATCCAAATCCACATGGAGGAAGATTAGCTCATTGGAAAACACAGTATAAAAATGTTTTAATTGGTGATGATATAGTATTTAATGACCAATGGAGTACTTTAGTTGGAGTAAATTATGCAACTGCAATAAGTACAAGTTATGATAATGGAGTAAAAGATTCAAAATATGATAAATCAGAATTAACACCAACTTTATCTTTGATGTATAAACCTTTTGAAGATTTAACAACTTATGTAACTTATATAGAAAGTTTAGAAGCAGGAGAACCTGTAGGAGAGGATTATAAAAATGAAGGTGAAATTTTAGATCCATATAAAAGTAAACAATATGAAGTTGGAGCAAAATATAGCTTAAATGAGAATATTTTATTAACTAGTGCTTTATTTAGAATTGAAAAATCAAATTCTTATGAAGTTGATACAATACCAAAACCAACATTAACTCAAGATGGTAAACAAATCCATCAAGGAATTGAGCTTACAGCAACTGGAAAAGTTACAGATAATCTAACTATTTTTGGTGGTGGAACTTTGATGGATATCAAAGTTGAAAAAGCAGATAATCCTGCAATTGAAGGTAAAAAGCCGACAAATGCAGCAACTAAAATGGCAAAACTTTAT
The Aliarcobacter faecis genome window above contains:
- a CDS encoding FecR family protein; amino-acid sequence: MKNIDEQAISWLIKEKEGLSQIEKEQLEYWLEENPSHKKSYDTNKLLRQRFSNLSNSTKEKLLEKANKGAKKTKFIERTKKFTIAASIFLCISFGADYYFVPVYSQNFVSAQQLQNTLTLPDNSKIVLDVHSNLNINYYKGSRNVDFIDGRAVFYVAKDKERPFIIKTKDAKIEVVGTAFEVSNFDDNLSVTVKEGTVRVSFDRKVTYLNQGDKIFVDKNKELKFAKTELENIASWEKGFLVFDKTSLKDSLKEFSRYEDINIEYDNSKVAQIPITGKFSTNDFDKFLLALPKIYSITVDKNQNSLKFSKK
- a CDS encoding TonB-dependent siderophore receptor codes for the protein MTKFKSSLIAPALAILLSTSLNAEQFSVSNLSLKEAIEEISKKSNMPYMVDGKLLDGKKAPNIKNIEGVQNALNEILKGTNLKADIEDGTILIKEVPSVKVLSNGTYVLDDVSVNSKSSKNGSAESGYLVEDITGVGIWGQRSLQDTPYSMTVISQELIENVQANDMAPIFKMNPITQDGGDQPSGNYNTVIRGFSSNNAVVNGMPLADFYSFTTMEDLERVETISGATGFLYGGGRVGGAVNYVMKKPTLEDKRSIKIGNYGGEQYYGHIDLSGQIDEKKVFGYRINALYQDGDSVENVGKEQKFVSLAFDYKPTDNFTMDLNYAHRDLKRTNQKLPFTVSSNTARPKLDVSKNYSPDYVSSEEKNDRVMTSLKWDINDIFTLRSSLLYETTDREITGDAFAYTRTDGLYNALLYRFPKGGQGFDSYAGNVYLDSKFETFGVNHLLTTGYSETYMKYKRDRNWYVGDYWIIGKTLDEIKNTIIPANPNPHGGRLAHWKTQYKNVLIGDDIVFNDQWSTLVGVNYATAISTSYDNGVKDSKYDKSELTPTLSLMYKPFEDLTTYVTYIESLEAGEPVGEDYKNEGEILDPYKSKQYEVGAKYSLNENILLTSALFRIEKSNSYEVDTIPKPTLTQDGKQIHQGIELTATGKVTDNLTIFGGGTLMDIKVEKADNPAIEGKKPTNAATKMAKLYAEYNIPMIKGLTVTGGAYYTGEKYGNRLNTDKIASYTLYDAGLRYKTKLDKYPTTFLINVSNLTGKDYWANNNFLGDPRSVAFSMKMEF